A DNA window from Salvelinus sp. IW2-2015 linkage group LG4q.1:29, ASM291031v2, whole genome shotgun sequence contains the following coding sequences:
- the LOC139027571 gene encoding metallothionein B — MDPCECSKTGSCNCGGSCKCSNCACTSCKKSCCPCCPSDCSKCASGCVCKGKTCDTSCCQ; from the exons ATGGATCCTTGTGAATGCTCTAAAA CTGGCTCTTGCAACTGCGGTGGATCCTGCAAGTGTTCCAACTGCGCATGCACCAGTTGTAAGAAAA GTTGCTGCCCCTGCTGTCCTTCCGACTGCAGTAAATGTGCTTCAGGCTGTGTGTGCAAGGGCAAGACCTGCGATACCAGCTGCTGTCAGTGA
- the LOC111961164 gene encoding nuclear pore complex protein Nup93-like isoform X1: MSFWKTRHHPITVDLRSAGVKFVAMEAEGFGELLQQAEQLAAETEAVSELPHVERNLQEIQQAGERLRSRTLTRTSQDAADVKASILLGSRGLDIFHISQRLESLSAATTFEPLEPVKDTDIQVFTLSLRLWGCLSFWATFSSTPVLLYVRTFAFVFFRVKGSRPGDGNLMFFRLCF; the protein is encoded by the exons ATGTCGTTTTGGAAAACGAGACATCATCCAATCACCGTAGACCTCAGAAGTGCCGGGGTAAAAT TTGTTGCCATGGAAGCGGAGGGCTTTGGAGAACTCCTGCAGCAGGCAGAGCAGCTTGCAGCAGAGACTGAGGCCGTGTCTGAGCTTCCTCATGTTGAGAGGAACCTTCAGGAGATCCAGCAGGCTGGAGAGAGGCTACGCTCCCGCACCTTAACTCGAACATCACAAGACGCTGCTGACGTGAAAGC GTCCATCCTCCTGGGGTCCAGAGGCCTGGACATCTTCCACATCTCCCAGCGTCTGGAGAGCCTGAGTGCTGCCACCACCTTTGAACCTCTAGAGCCAGTGAAGGACACTGACATCCAGGTATTCACACTCTCTTTACGATTGTGGGGCTGTTTGAGCTTTTGGGCTACTTTTTCATCCACACCTGTCCTGTTGTATGTCAGGACCTTCgcgtttgtgtttttcagagtcaaggGCAGCCGGCCAGGTGATGGTAATTTAATGTTTTTTAGATTATGCTTTTAG
- the LOC111961164 gene encoding nuclear pore complex protein Nup93-like isoform X2 translates to MEAEGFGELLQQAEQLAAETEAVSELPHVERNLQEIQQAGERLRSRTLTRTSQDAADVKASILLGSRGLDIFHISQRLESLSAATTFEPLEPVKDTDIQVFTLSLRLWGCLSFWATFSSTPVLLYVRTFAFVFFRVKGSRPGDGNLMFFRLCF, encoded by the exons ATGGAAGCGGAGGGCTTTGGAGAACTCCTGCAGCAGGCAGAGCAGCTTGCAGCAGAGACTGAGGCCGTGTCTGAGCTTCCTCATGTTGAGAGGAACCTTCAGGAGATCCAGCAGGCTGGAGAGAGGCTACGCTCCCGCACCTTAACTCGAACATCACAAGACGCTGCTGACGTGAAAGC GTCCATCCTCCTGGGGTCCAGAGGCCTGGACATCTTCCACATCTCCCAGCGTCTGGAGAGCCTGAGTGCTGCCACCACCTTTGAACCTCTAGAGCCAGTGAAGGACACTGACATCCAGGTATTCACACTCTCTTTACGATTGTGGGGCTGTTTGAGCTTTTGGGCTACTTTTTCATCCACACCTGTCCTGTTGTATGTCAGGACCTTCgcgtttgtgtttttcagagtcaaggGCAGCCGGCCAGGTGATGGTAATTTAATGTTTTTTAGATTATGCTTTTAG
- the b3gnt9 gene encoding UDP-GlcNAc:betaGal beta-1,3-N-acetylglucosaminyltransferase 9, with the protein MRRIXIKGDVLCTLLMLGLLCLLLYAHQCFTPTWDTWHLEQGSTSSRALLGALPESHVTKLVPSTHPDKTKCQSEPQSHPKSKLQSKSKPKAKTKSRSKSKKDEGTKKVAPTKAAPVLPTQPPFDFEGYLRDKDNRDFRLLIDQPGKCSGELYMLITIKSVAADFERRQVVRHTWGREGVLPDLQTVKTVFLLGVPRNKTALPLWDRLLAYESHTFGDILLWDFDDTFFNLTLKETHFLQWVNDSCSNVQFIFKGDADVYVNIDNILQMLKGQKPDKDLFVGDIIHHARPIRRRSSKYFVPEFVYGQTMYPSYAGGGGFVMSGHTARRLSGACQQVELFPIDDVFLGMCLKRIGVKPSRHEGFRTFGIVRPSAAPHLQVFDPCFYRELMVVHSLTVPQIWLMWNLLHDPQLSCHSNLAPTPWPFKWRGKVLGTTGQKDSETTVEQDYDVTVFVKH; encoded by the coding sequence ATGAGGAGAATTCRCATAAAAGGAGATGTTCTGTGCACCCTGCTCATGCTGGGGCTACTCTGTCTGCTGTTGTACGCCCACCAATGCTTCACTCCCACCTGGGACACTTGGCACTTAGAGCAGGGCTCTACAAGCTCCCGTGCTCTTCTAGGGGCTCTACCAGAGAGCCACGTGACTAAACTGGTCCCCTCTACGCACCCAGATAAGACAAAGTGCCAGTCTGAGCCTCAGTCACATCCGAAGTCCAAACTTCAGTCTAAATCCAAACCTAAGGCCAAGACCAAATCTAGATCCAAGTCAAAGAAAGATGAGGGGACAAAGAAGGTTGCTCCAACAAAGGCTGCTCCTGTTTTACCCACACAACCACCTTTTGACTTTGAGGGTTACCTAMGAGATAAGGACAACCGGGACTTCAGACTGCTGATAGACCAGCCAGGGAAGTGCTCAGGCGAGCTCTACATGCTCATTACTATCAAGTCCGtagcagcagactttgaaagaAGGCAGGTAGTGCGGCACACCTGGGGAAGAGAGGGTGTTCTCCCGGATTTGCAGACAGTGAAGACTGTATTCCTCCTTGGGGTACCCAGGAACAAGACAGCCCTGCCTTTATGGGACCGGCTCCTTGCCTATGAGAGCCACACCTTTGGGGACATTCTYCTCTGGGACTTTGATGACACATTTTTCAATTTGACACTTAAAGAGACCCACTTCCTCCAGTGGGTGAATGACAGCTGCTCCAATGTCCAGTTTATCTTCAAAGGTGATGCTGATGTCTACGTGAATATAGACAACATTTTGCAGATGCTGAAGGGTCAGAAGCCTGACAAGGACCTCTTTGTGGGTGACATAATCCACCACGCCCGCCCCATCCGCCGGCGCAGCAGCAAGTACTTTGTGCCTGAGTTTGTGTACGGCCAGACGATGTATCCGTCATATGCAGGAGGGGGAGGCTTTGTGATGTCCGGCCACACCGCCAGGCGGCTGAGTGGAGCGTGTCAGCAGGTAGAACTATTCCCCATCGACGATGTGTTCTTAGGCATGTGCTTAAAGAGAATCGGAGTCAAACCGTCACGCCATGAAGGTTTCCGTACATTTGGAATTGTGCGCCCCTCGGCTGCTCCCCACCTCCAGGTGTTTGACCCTTGTTTCTACAGGGAGCTGATGGTGGTACACAGCTTGACAGTGCCACAGATCTGGCTCATGTGGAACCTGCTGCATGACCCCCAACTGAGCTGTCACAGTAACCTGGCCCCCACCCCATGGCCCTTTAAGTGGAGGGGCAAGGTACTCGGAACAACAGGACAGAAGGACTCCGAGACTACAGTGGAACAGGACTATGATGTTACAGTGTTTGTAAAGCATTGA